From a single Sebaldella sp. S0638 genomic region:
- a CDS encoding autotransporter domain-containing protein has translation MITSGTGSLAQNSGTITIGTGSQGMLVTDSVTAGNLAGGIITGTGVKTIGIYAKNTSGTITNAGNIALTGDGSIGIYTEGTNVKTINNSGTLTMGDSTNPSNPSIGIYSNNAGDTITNTGTLKSGINSIGIYSAGGIVNQNNIMSIGDTGVGVYITDGTVTTGASSVFNFGTNSAVGVYGIRTAAANNSSMNTGNGNYGFILTDGTFTNNASNVTMGTDSVFVYSSGSGTVTNNSGTAITMNGSDNIAYYTVKGANVLNNGVITGTAGANNIGIYNVDGSITNNSSVTVGDSTLVYVTNSKGESVLDTANSKYAVGIYGENSAVVNNAPGNISVGAGGIGITIKGGTAENNGAIIGSGKGTMGMYSEKGDAVNRGTITITGDDSIGMAGNGAGSQIENYGTIKVSGTNAIGMFGNAGAIVVNGGTIIADGTNAQGIVLSSGSKLSNLASGVIILNGGLPVPNYYVESGDSYTTPTIINSGVIKVSEKFETNGVDVIIKVDPTTVRKPTTSEVTSNGYDLGDTGAEYLISNAVRIEAPSFSVTSPLKITGNFAEGTNIKKYKLEDMIVPGSGNGVDAGIIPVVSKSLTWTATPVYNDAGNVDIWMEKIDYTKFTDGLWYQDFGRALEDNYETAGADGMKIYDKIDVIETEKDFRHVMASLAGNVYANINQREEDMARALEGSLDLLSNSQNNTKENVKINIIAGKGENKDDTDGVTGYDYTTAGVLALREVERTYRHTFGYSLGYLHTGFEFKDGNESEEWVDTIQLGAHNKYAVDGWKLRNDLTGRVSFHNIDRNIDWPSPNGRSEMNGTYETYSITSDNILGKEIGLWKNTSITPYGAFRVMYVTRPTFSETGLEALEVEGNDAWSVKPRAGLELKSALPIGNSAWQLKGSLDFAYEYELADLNEREQARLISVESGYHKLSKPGDEKGAFRTGLTLGAEVVDRYGIFLTGEYKYEDNDKDDYRAGVTLKAVF, from the coding sequence ATGATAACATCAGGAACAGGTTCACTGGCTCAAAACAGCGGAACAATAACAATAGGTACAGGGTCTCAGGGAATGTTGGTAACAGACAGTGTAACAGCCGGGAATCTGGCCGGAGGAATAATTACAGGAACAGGAGTAAAAACAATAGGAATATATGCTAAAAATACAAGCGGGACAATAACAAATGCAGGAAATATAGCATTAACAGGAGACGGCTCTATAGGTATTTATACAGAAGGAACAAACGTGAAAACAATAAATAACAGCGGAACACTTACTATGGGAGACTCAACTAATCCAAGCAATCCGTCAATAGGGATTTACAGCAATAATGCCGGAGATACCATTACAAATACGGGAACATTAAAATCAGGAATAAATTCAATAGGAATATACAGCGCCGGAGGTATAGTAAATCAAAATAATATAATGAGTATAGGCGATACAGGAGTAGGGGTTTATATCACAGACGGAACTGTTACAACAGGGGCATCTTCAGTATTTAATTTCGGAACGAATTCAGCTGTGGGTGTATACGGGATAAGAACAGCAGCAGCAAATAATTCATCAATGAATACAGGGAACGGTAATTACGGATTTATATTAACTGACGGTACATTTACAAATAATGCCTCAAATGTAACTATGGGGACAGATTCAGTATTTGTTTACAGTTCAGGAAGCGGAACAGTAACAAATAATTCCGGAACTGCAATAACAATGAATGGTTCTGACAACATAGCCTATTACACAGTAAAAGGTGCAAATGTTCTGAATAACGGAGTAATTACAGGAACAGCAGGGGCAAATAATATAGGAATATATAACGTAGACGGAAGTATAACAAACAATAGTTCTGTAACAGTGGGAGATTCTACTTTAGTATATGTAACAAACAGTAAAGGGGAATCAGTACTTGATACAGCAAACAGCAAGTACGCAGTAGGAATTTACGGTGAAAATTCAGCTGTAGTAAATAATGCTCCAGGGAATATAAGTGTAGGAGCCGGCGGTATAGGCATTACAATAAAAGGCGGTACTGCAGAAAATAATGGTGCTATAATCGGTTCAGGCAAAGGTACAATGGGAATGTATTCAGAAAAAGGAGATGCTGTAAACAGAGGGACTATCACAATAACAGGTGATGATTCTATCGGTATGGCAGGAAACGGGGCAGGTTCCCAGATAGAAAACTACGGAACTATAAAAGTTTCGGGGACTAATGCAATAGGTATGTTTGGGAATGCCGGAGCTATAGTGGTAAACGGAGGAACTATTATAGCAGATGGAACTAACGCACAAGGAATAGTTCTTTCAAGCGGTTCTAAATTAAGTAACCTTGCAAGCGGTGTTATAATACTAAACGGCGGACTTCCTGTGCCGAATTATTATGTAGAAAGCGGGGACAGCTATACTACTCCTACAATAATAAACTCAGGAGTAATAAAAGTATCTGAAAAATTCGAGACAAACGGTGTAGATGTAATAATAAAAGTAGATCCTACAACAGTGAGGAAGCCTACAACATCAGAAGTAACATCTAATGGCTATGACCTTGGAGATACAGGAGCAGAATATCTGATATCAAATGCTGTAAGAATAGAGGCACCGTCATTTAGTGTGACTTCACCGTTAAAGATAACGGGTAACTTTGCAGAAGGAACAAATATAAAAAAATATAAGCTGGAAGATATGATAGTTCCGGGAAGCGGAAATGGTGTAGATGCAGGAATAATCCCTGTAGTAAGTAAGTCTTTGACATGGACAGCCACACCAGTGTATAATGATGCGGGAAATGTAGATATATGGATGGAAAAAATAGACTATACCAAATTTACAGACGGTTTATGGTATCAGGATTTTGGGCGTGCACTTGAAGATAATTATGAAACAGCAGGTGCCGATGGAATGAAAATATATGATAAAATAGATGTAATAGAAACAGAGAAGGACTTTAGACATGTAATGGCAAGTCTTGCAGGAAATGTTTATGCTAACATAAATCAGAGGGAAGAGGATATGGCAAGAGCATTAGAAGGATCTCTTGATCTGCTGTCTAATTCTCAAAACAACACTAAAGAAAATGTAAAAATAAATATTATAGCTGGTAAAGGTGAGAATAAAGATGACACTGACGGAGTAACGGGTTATGATTACACAACAGCAGGTGTACTTGCACTGCGTGAAGTAGAAAGAACATACAGACACACATTTGGCTATTCACTTGGATATCTGCATACAGGATTTGAATTCAAAGACGGTAATGAAAGTGAAGAATGGGTAGACACAATTCAGCTTGGGGCACATAATAAATATGCTGTAGACGGATGGAAGCTGAGAAACGATCTTACCGGAAGAGTAAGTTTCCATAATATTGACAGAAATATAGACTGGCCGAGTCCTAACGGAAGGTCAGAGATGAACGGGACATATGAAACATACAGTATAACAAGTGATAATATACTTGGCAAAGAAATAGGACTATGGAAAAATACAAGTATAACACCATATGGTGCATTCAGGGTGATGTATGTAACAAGACCGACATTCAGTGAAACTGGACTTGAAGCTCTGGAAGTAGAAGGAAATGATGCATGGAGCGTAAAACCAAGAGCGGGTCTGGAACTAAAAAGTGCCCTTCCTATAGGAAATTCAGCGTGGCAGCTGAAAGGATCACTAGATTTTGCATATGAATATGAACTTGCTGATCTGAATGAAAGGGAACAGGCAAGATTAATATCTGTGGAGAGCGGATATCATAAGCTTTCAAAGCCCGGTGACGAAAAAGGAGCATTTAGAACAGGTCTTACACTGGGAGCAGAGGTAGTAGACAGATATGGGATTTTCTTAACAGGGGAATATAAATATGAGGATAATGACAAAGATGACTACAGGGCAGGGGTTACTCTTAAGGCAGTATTTTAA